In Gammaproteobacteria bacterium, one DNA window encodes the following:
- a CDS encoding glycosyltransferase — translation MLREGWDVEGLFLDDPVSEGHLRTWRFPIDRKRGGALRYVFEYTSFFVWSFVWLSLRTLVRRPALVYVNSPPDFFVFAAIVPKLLGVPVVLDIHDPMPELFVSKERTSRAVIRLLETQERWSLRFADRVITVHEPLRELLSSRTHRVPIDVVMNVPDLEGWEPASERPAGRVMVFTGSVAVRYGIDDVIRALAEVRDAIPGIRFRIVGEGEDEKRLADLAAELGVADQIEFLGRVAYRDIPSVLADAWVGVNVPKPDALGGLSFSNKIVEWVLLGIPVIAGRSSTLLRYFPEGTLIYVQPGDPGEIAAALVRLDAASTADIEKRGEASRAAVEAISWPVQREQLLGVLTGVMDAAKGPDRMSGH, via the coding sequence ATGCTCCGGGAGGGATGGGACGTTGAGGGCCTCTTCCTCGACGATCCGGTGAGCGAAGGCCACTTGCGCACCTGGCGGTTTCCGATCGACCGGAAACGGGGCGGCGCATTGCGGTATGTCTTCGAGTACACCTCGTTCTTCGTCTGGAGCTTCGTCTGGCTCAGCCTTCGAACTCTCGTGCGCAGGCCTGCGCTGGTCTATGTGAACTCACCCCCGGACTTCTTCGTGTTCGCTGCGATCGTGCCGAAGCTGCTCGGCGTCCCGGTCGTTCTGGATATCCATGACCCGATGCCGGAACTCTTCGTCTCCAAGGAGCGGACCTCGAGAGCGGTCATCCGGTTGCTGGAGACACAAGAACGCTGGTCGCTCCGTTTTGCGGATCGGGTCATTACGGTCCATGAGCCGCTGAGGGAACTCCTCTCGTCCCGGACGCACCGTGTCCCCATCGACGTTGTCATGAACGTTCCCGACCTTGAAGGCTGGGAGCCGGCCAGTGAGCGGCCGGCCGGCAGAGTCATGGTGTTCACGGGAAGCGTTGCGGTGCGGTATGGGATCGACGACGTCATTCGAGCCTTGGCGGAGGTTCGAGACGCGATACCGGGAATCCGTTTCCGGATCGTCGGAGAGGGTGAGGATGAGAAACGGCTCGCCGACTTGGCCGCCGAACTGGGCGTTGCCGATCAGATCGAGTTCCTCGGAAGGGTGGCGTACCGGGACATTCCTTCCGTGCTGGCCGATGCCTGGGTGGGTGTCAACGTGCCGAAGCCGGACGCTCTCGGAGGCCTGTCGTTTTCGAACAAGATCGTGGAGTGGGTGCTGCTTGGCATTCCGGTGATCGCGGGGAGGTCATCGACATTGCTCAGGTATTTCCCCGAGGGGACTCTGATCTACGTTCAGCCGGGCGATCCCGGCGAGATCGCGGCGGCGCTGGTGCGTCTCGATGCCGCGTCGACGGCCGACATCGAGAAACGGGGGGAAGCGTCACGTGCAGCGGTCGAGGCGATCTCCTGGCCGGTGCAACGCGAGCAGCTGCTCGGAGTGTTGACCGGAGTCATGGATGCGGCAAAGGGTCCAGATCGGATGTCAGGGCACTGA